A window of Euwallacea similis isolate ESF13 chromosome 10, ESF131.1, whole genome shotgun sequence contains these coding sequences:
- the LOC136411623 gene encoding uncharacterized protein, protein MMLFKCRDEWSTLSRFIIKRISQDAPAPIIDLNLPEIKKEFAEMKKQMVIMKCGTQREYRHINVNLDKIYRILNALNVCPSNNKPISQPSPGNLLQTFTFPLASCEEIQALDNQIQTNPEFKLQLITFLSKIGGTSREDDGGKVVYKVVDQVFNPLVLVNYTWTGVSRGKDNLPPKKPFQSLEGILDVFFQVISLADSRHTKQKNENIFKNGILKYATKRSVRKSTKFGRKQTSLTPIQAIGIPEIEDDALELENDVLDLLQKNEAYHIKEESIDHAECEDLE, encoded by the exons ATGATGCTATTTAAATGTAGAGATGAATGGTCCACCCTCTCCAGATTCATtataaaac gAATTTCCCAAGATGCTCCAGCCCCAATAATTGACCTCAATTTACcagaaattaaaaaggaatttgCAGAAATGAAAAAGCAAATGGTTATTATGAAGTGCGGAACTCAGAGAGAGTACCGACATATTAACGTAAACTTAGACAAAATCTATAGGATTTTGAATGCATTAAATGTTTGCCCATCGaataataaaccaatttcCCAACCCTCACCAGGAAACTTGCTGCAGACATTCACTTTTCCTTTGGCTTCGTGTGAAGAAATTCAAGCCTTGGATAATCAAATTCAAACCAATCCAGAATTCAAATTACAGCTG ATTACCTTTCTGTCTAAAATCGGAGGTACTAGTAGGGAAGATGATGGAGGAAAAGTGGTATACAAGGTGGTAGACCAAGTGTTTAATCCCTTAGTTTTGGTCAACTATACATGGACAGGGGTATCCAGAGGAAAAGACAATTTACCACCCAAAAAACCGTTTCAGAGTTTAGAAGGCATTTTAGATGTATTTTTCCAAGTTATTTCGCTGGCAGACAGTCGACATACgaagcaaaaaaatgaaaatatcttcaaaaacGGCATACTGAAGTATGCAACAAAACGGAGTGTGCGTAAAAG TACAAAGTTCGGCCGTAAGCAGACATCACTAACACCAATTCAGGCAATCGGCATCCCCGAAATTGAAGATGACGCTCTCGAATTGGAAAATGATGTTCTCGACCTGCTTCAGAAGAATGAAGCTTATCATATAAAAGAGGAGTCTATTGATCATGCTGAGTGTGAGGATTTAGAGTAA
- the LOC136411418 gene encoding longitudinals lacking protein, isoforms A/B/D/L-like, with protein sequence MPQWPPNLMIPMMLLRENLQQSVYQNLSPTRGNQSPIFHPGSSPNSKGLKIPIDINGNHACPDCGRIYKLRSSLRNHQKWECGKEPQFKCPFCSYKAKQKMHMMRHTERMHKGIDLTAIKRAMNMFEETHVNSSIEEVKNTSLNKGQEENSPK encoded by the exons ATGCCTCAATGGCCTCCCAATTTGATGATACCGATGATGCTGTTGAGAGAGAACTTACAGCAGAGTGTTTACCAGAATTTGTCACCTACCAGGGGTAATCAGAGCCCCATCTTTCATCCGGGCAGTTCGCCAAATTCTAAAG gcCTCAAGATACCAATTGACATTAACGGCAACCATGCATGCCCAGATTGCGGTCGCATCTACAAATTGAGAAGCTCATTGCGCAACCATCAGAAATGGGAATGCGGCAAGGAGCCCCAGTTCAAGTGCCCCTTTTGCAGTTACAAGGCTAAGCAGAAAATGCACATGATGCGCCATACTGAGCGCATGCATAAAGGCATTGACCTAACTGCTATTAAGAGGGCAATGAACATGTTCGAAGAGACTCACGTCAACTCAAGCATCGAGGAAGTTAAGAACACGTCCCTCAACAAAGGACAGGAGGAGAATAGCCCTAAGTGA